The Streptomyces sp. HUAS CB01 genome has a segment encoding these proteins:
- a CDS encoding TetR/AcrR family transcriptional regulator: MARSRLTPEREAELYEAVLDLLREVGYDALTMDAVAARTRSSKATLYRQWGSKPELVAMSLRNSKPVDISRIDTGSLRGDFHEMVSQSDDCQMERDTALMRGLARAVHENDDLLQALRELFIEPEITGLDLFLQRAVDRGEISADNPALKYLSHMLVGAFVAHPLIKDEPMSQGFLHEYLDAVVLPALGIPADGN; this comes from the coding sequence ATGGCACGCAGCAGACTCACGCCCGAGCGCGAGGCCGAGCTGTACGAAGCCGTGCTCGACCTGCTCCGCGAGGTCGGCTACGACGCCCTCACCATGGACGCCGTCGCCGCCCGCACCCGCTCCAGCAAGGCCACCCTCTACCGCCAGTGGGGGAGCAAGCCGGAGCTGGTCGCCATGTCGCTGCGGAACAGCAAGCCGGTGGACATCTCCCGGATCGACACCGGCAGCCTGCGCGGCGACTTCCACGAGATGGTGTCGCAGTCCGACGACTGCCAGATGGAGCGGGACACCGCGCTGATGCGCGGCCTCGCCCGGGCGGTCCACGAGAACGACGATCTGCTCCAGGCACTGCGCGAGCTGTTCATCGAGCCCGAGATCACCGGGCTCGACCTGTTCCTGCAGCGGGCGGTCGACCGCGGTGAGATCTCCGCGGACAACCCCGCCCTGAAGTACCTGTCGCACATGCTGGTGGGCGCGTTCGTGGCCCATCCGCTGATCAAGGACGAACCGATGAGCCAGGGCTTCCTGCACGAGTACCTGGACGCCGTGGTGCTCCCCGCACTGGGCATCCCCGCCGACGGCAACTGA
- a CDS encoding S41 family peptidase, with translation MSDDVAYLRFPHLHDDLLCFAAEDDLWIAPLVPAGRSPARAWRVTVDRTRIGHPRFSPDGSLIAYTTWRSLDPEIHLAPVDGGPARRLSYWGSTDTRVCGWDPDGNILAVSSHGQPFSYFSWAYKVPTDGDPGKRLPWGPVSDIAVADTGGQHRTLLLTGKPPHEPAGWKRYRGGAMGRLYLHGERLLADIDGHLDAPMFVDGRIAFLSDHEGVGNLYSCLPDGTDLRRHTDHDAFYARHASSDGRRVVYQCAGDLWIVEDLAPDSQPRKLAVRLGGPRAGRRRYQVPASHHVNGLSVDTTGRASAVAVRGSLYWLTHRDGPARTIADTPGVRVRLPVMLGSGGGQVAYVTDADGEDAVEIADLPRASGDRPPRRLASGRLGRVLEMVSDPAGQRLAIASHDGRLLLLTVTEEEPGTEGTAEAGDEADGGAEGTGDAGDASGSGASTAEPGGTDAAGPGAPGTEPTGTEPTGAGASGPATGGTDPGSAGGSGGADEGLVTELIRSDNGPVRDLAFSPLGDWVTWSHPFIGRSLRKIKMARIDGPGPRTVVDVTNGRFEDESPVFTRDGRYLAFLSWRGFDPVYDVHTGDLSFPLGCRPYLVPLSSATPSPFALLPDGRPAAGGLDPTEVDMGEGAAMVEAEGLESRVTPFPVAASKYSSLHPVAGGGLVWLRWPISGALGETFANPADPSHRPTLEYFDIPKARKTELVAHLDWFAVSGDGSRLVVFDDQELRAVPATEPGDSDSTVYLDMRRILHEVDPPAEWRGAYEEAGRLIRDYYWDPGMCGIDWPGVLDQYRPLLERIASPDEFADLLREVLGELGTSHAYVTPARRNEGPPHYQRAMGLLGANLACREEGWAVVRILPGDSSDSKARSPLAGTGIREGAVLTHVDGRPVDRVTGPYPLLAAAGGTTVELTFRPAEGEGLPRRVAIVPLIDERPLRYQDWVAKRRAVVREMSGGECGYLHIPDLGGSGWAQFNRDLRMEVSRPSLIVDVRGNAGGHISELVIEQLSRKILGWDLTRNAQPVSYTSNAPRGPIVALADEATSSDGDMITAAIKLLGLGPVVGQRTWGGVVGMTGRHRLADGTVITVPMNAAWFEAYGWSVENHGVEPDIFAERPPLHWAEGKRTDLDTAVQVALDRLAKDPAKTPPGYENVPDRRRPPLPPRR, from the coding sequence GTGAGTGACGACGTCGCGTATCTCCGCTTTCCGCATCTGCACGACGACTTGCTGTGCTTCGCGGCCGAGGACGATCTCTGGATCGCGCCCCTCGTCCCCGCGGGCCGGAGCCCCGCCCGGGCCTGGCGGGTGACCGTCGACCGGACCCGGATCGGACACCCCCGGTTCTCCCCGGACGGCAGCCTGATCGCCTACACGACCTGGCGCAGCCTGGACCCGGAGATCCATCTGGCACCGGTCGACGGCGGCCCGGCACGCCGCCTCAGCTACTGGGGCTCGACCGACACCCGGGTCTGCGGCTGGGACCCGGACGGCAACATCCTCGCGGTCTCCTCGCACGGCCAGCCGTTCTCCTATTTCTCCTGGGCCTACAAGGTGCCCACGGACGGCGACCCCGGAAAACGCCTGCCCTGGGGGCCCGTCTCCGACATCGCCGTCGCCGACACCGGCGGACAGCACCGCACCCTGCTGCTCACGGGGAAGCCACCGCACGAGCCCGCCGGGTGGAAGCGCTACCGGGGCGGCGCGATGGGGCGGCTCTACCTGCACGGCGAACGGCTGCTGGCCGACATCGACGGCCATCTCGACGCGCCGATGTTCGTGGACGGCCGCATCGCGTTCCTCTCGGACCACGAGGGCGTCGGCAACCTGTACTCCTGTCTGCCCGACGGCACGGACCTTCGCCGGCACACCGACCACGACGCCTTCTACGCCCGGCACGCCTCGAGCGACGGCCGCCGGGTCGTCTACCAGTGCGCCGGCGACCTGTGGATCGTCGAGGACCTGGCGCCGGACTCCCAGCCGCGGAAGCTGGCCGTCCGGCTCGGCGGTCCGCGTGCCGGACGGCGCCGGTACCAGGTCCCCGCCTCCCACCACGTCAACGGGCTCTCGGTCGACACCACGGGCCGGGCCAGCGCCGTCGCCGTACGCGGCAGCCTCTACTGGCTGACCCACCGCGACGGCCCGGCACGCACGATCGCCGACACCCCGGGCGTACGGGTACGGCTGCCGGTGATGCTCGGCAGCGGCGGCGGGCAGGTCGCCTACGTCACGGACGCGGACGGGGAGGACGCCGTCGAGATCGCGGACCTGCCCCGGGCCAGCGGCGACCGGCCACCGCGGCGACTGGCCTCCGGACGGCTGGGGCGGGTGCTGGAGATGGTCTCGGACCCGGCCGGGCAACGGCTCGCGATCGCCTCGCACGACGGGCGACTGCTGCTCCTCACGGTGACGGAGGAAGAACCCGGGACGGAAGGCACGGCGGAGGCCGGGGACGAGGCGGACGGCGGGGCGGAGGGGACGGGGGACGCCGGGGACGCGTCCGGATCCGGGGCGTCCACCGCCGAACCCGGCGGAACCGATGCAGCCGGACCGGGGGCGCCCGGCACCGAACCCACCGGCACCGAACCCACCGGCGCCGGAGCCTCCGGGCCCGCGACCGGCGGCACGGACCCCGGCTCGGCGGGCGGGTCCGGGGGCGCCGACGAGGGCCTCGTCACCGAACTGATCCGCTCCGACAACGGGCCCGTCCGCGATCTCGCCTTCTCCCCCCTCGGGGACTGGGTCACCTGGTCGCACCCCTTCATCGGCCGTTCCCTGCGGAAGATCAAGATGGCCCGCATCGACGGCCCCGGCCCCCGCACCGTCGTCGACGTCACCAACGGCCGCTTCGAGGACGAGTCCCCCGTCTTCACCCGCGACGGCCGCTATCTGGCCTTCCTGTCCTGGCGCGGCTTCGACCCCGTGTACGACGTGCACACCGGCGATCTGTCCTTCCCGCTGGGCTGCCGCCCCTACCTCGTACCGCTGTCGTCCGCGACGCCTTCGCCGTTCGCGCTGCTGCCCGACGGGCGGCCGGCGGCCGGCGGGCTCGACCCCACCGAGGTCGACATGGGCGAGGGCGCGGCGATGGTGGAGGCGGAGGGACTGGAGAGCCGGGTCACGCCGTTCCCCGTGGCCGCCTCCAAGTACTCGTCCCTGCACCCGGTCGCGGGCGGCGGTCTGGTCTGGCTGCGGTGGCCGATCTCGGGCGCGCTCGGTGAGACGTTCGCCAATCCCGCCGACCCCTCGCACCGGCCGACCCTCGAGTACTTCGACATCCCCAAGGCCCGCAAGACCGAACTCGTCGCGCACCTCGACTGGTTCGCGGTCAGCGGCGACGGCTCCCGGCTGGTCGTCTTCGACGACCAGGAACTGCGCGCCGTACCCGCGACCGAGCCCGGCGACAGCGACTCCACGGTGTACCTCGACATGCGCCGCATCCTGCACGAGGTGGACCCGCCCGCGGAGTGGCGCGGCGCGTACGAGGAGGCGGGCCGGCTCATCCGCGACTACTACTGGGACCCGGGCATGTGCGGGATCGACTGGCCCGGGGTGCTGGACCAGTACCGCCCGCTGCTCGAACGAATCGCGTCCCCGGACGAGTTCGCCGATCTGCTCCGCGAGGTGCTCGGTGAACTGGGCACCTCGCACGCCTACGTCACCCCCGCGCGCCGCAACGAGGGGCCGCCCCACTACCAGCGGGCGATGGGCCTGCTCGGCGCGAACCTGGCGTGCCGGGAGGAGGGCTGGGCGGTCGTGCGGATCCTGCCCGGCGACTCCTCGGACTCCAAGGCGCGTTCCCCGCTCGCCGGTACCGGCATCCGCGAGGGCGCGGTGCTGACCCATGTCGACGGGCGTCCGGTGGACCGGGTGACCGGCCCGTACCCGCTGCTGGCCGCGGCGGGCGGGACGACCGTGGAGCTGACCTTCCGGCCGGCCGAGGGCGAGGGCCTGCCGCGGCGGGTCGCGATCGTGCCGCTGATCGACGAACGCCCCCTGCGCTACCAGGACTGGGTCGCCAAACGGCGCGCGGTCGTACGGGAGATGAGCGGCGGCGAGTGCGGCTACCTCCACATCCCGGACCTCGGCGGTTCCGGCTGGGCGCAGTTCAACCGCGATCTGCGCATGGAGGTGTCGCGGCCGTCGCTGATCGTGGACGTACGCGGCAACGCGGGCGGCCACATCAGCGAGTTGGTCATCGAGCAGCTGAGCCGCAAGATCCTGGGCTGGGACCTGACGCGGAACGCGCAGCCGGTCTCGTACACCTCGAACGCCCCGCGCGGACCGATCGTGGCGCTCGCGGACGAGGCGACGTCCTCCGACGGTGACATGATCACGGCGGCGATCAAGCTGCTGGGCCTCGGGCCCGTGGTGGGCCAGCGCACCTGGGGTGGTGTGGTGGGGATGACCGGCCGGCACCGGCTCGCGGACGGGACGGTGATCACGGTCCCGATGAACGCCGCCTGGTTCGAGGCGTACGGCTGGTCCGTCGAGAACCACGGCGTGGAGCCGGACATCTTCGCCGAACGCCCGCCGCTCCACTGGGCCGAGGGCAAGCGCACCGATCTCGACACCGCGGTGCAGGTCGCTCTCGACCGGCTCGCGAAGGATCCGGCCAAGACGCCCCCGGGGTACGAGAACGTCCCCGACCGGCGCCGCCCGCCGCTGCCCCCGCGGCGCTGA
- a CDS encoding SDR family oxidoreductase, which produces MTRVSLEGQVAVVTGAARGVGELLARKLSARGARIALVGLEPDELKAVAGRLHTESEHWHADVTDHEAMTRVAREVKERFGKVDIVVANAGVASGGPFADSDPEAWRRVIEVNLIGSAVTCRAFLPVLVESRGYFLQIASLAAITPAPMMTAYCASKSGAEAFAHSLRAEVGHKGVKVGVGYLSWTDTDMVRGADEDDVMRELRQRLPWPSNRTYPLGPAVDRIVAGVERRSAHVYAQWWLRGMQSVRGYLPGLIGLVGQREMRRFEPRLTGVRTGLVGAGGAADERERTERN; this is translated from the coding sequence ATGACCAGGGTCAGCCTCGAGGGGCAGGTCGCCGTCGTCACCGGCGCCGCACGCGGTGTCGGCGAGCTGCTGGCCCGCAAACTCTCCGCGCGGGGTGCGAGGATCGCGCTCGTCGGCCTGGAGCCGGACGAACTGAAGGCGGTCGCGGGGCGGTTGCACACCGAGAGCGAGCACTGGCACGCCGACGTCACCGACCACGAGGCGATGACCCGGGTCGCCCGTGAGGTCAAGGAGCGTTTCGGCAAGGTCGACATCGTCGTCGCCAACGCCGGTGTGGCGTCGGGGGGGCCGTTCGCGGACTCCGACCCGGAGGCGTGGCGGCGCGTCATCGAGGTCAACCTCATCGGGAGCGCGGTCACCTGCCGGGCCTTCCTTCCGGTCCTGGTCGAGTCCCGCGGGTACTTCCTCCAGATCGCCTCGCTCGCCGCGATCACCCCGGCGCCCATGATGACCGCGTACTGCGCCTCCAAGTCGGGGGCCGAGGCCTTCGCGCACAGCCTGCGGGCCGAAGTGGGCCACAAGGGCGTGAAGGTGGGCGTCGGCTATCTGTCCTGGACCGACACGGACATGGTGCGCGGGGCCGACGAGGACGACGTCATGCGGGAACTGCGGCAGCGGCTCCCCTGGCCGTCGAACCGCACGTACCCGCTCGGCCCGGCCGTGGACCGGATCGTCGCCGGCGTCGAACGGCGGTCCGCCCACGTGTACGCGCAGTGGTGGCTGCGCGGGATGCAGTCGGTGCGCGGATACCTGCCGGGCCTCATCGGACTCGTCGGGCAGCGGGAGATGAGGCGTTTCGAGCCGCGGCTCACCGGGGTCCGCACCGGGCTCGTGGGCGCCGGCGGGGCCGCTGACGAGCGGGAACGTACGGAGCGTAACTGA
- a CDS encoding alpha/beta fold hydrolase, translating to MSRLMKRSATAPAPPVAARELTAVSADGSRLHVEVHGPDGAPAVVLAHGWTCSTHFWAAQIRELAADHRVVAYDQRGHGRTPAVAAGYGTEALADDLEAVLATALEPGERAVLAGHSMGGMTLMAAASRPGFVEHAAAALLCSTGSSRLVAESLVVPVRAGRFRTRLTGAVLGSRAPLGPVTPVSKRILRYATMGPGTAPERVTECARIVHACPRPTRVAWAHVLAELDLDAGVREMRLPTAVVAGTVDRLTPIVHARALAASLPECVGLVELAGMGHMTPVEAPEAVTAEIRKLADAHLKRDAPAPPDTRTKQEENV from the coding sequence ATGAGCAGGCTCATGAAGCGGTCCGCGACGGCACCGGCCCCGCCCGTCGCCGCCCGCGAACTGACCGCCGTCTCGGCCGACGGCTCCCGCCTCCACGTGGAGGTGCACGGACCCGACGGCGCGCCCGCGGTCGTACTCGCCCACGGCTGGACCTGCTCGACCCACTTCTGGGCGGCGCAGATCAGGGAGCTGGCCGCCGACCACCGGGTCGTCGCCTACGACCAGCGCGGACACGGCCGCACACCCGCGGTCGCCGCCGGGTACGGCACCGAGGCCCTCGCCGACGATCTGGAGGCGGTGCTCGCCACCGCACTGGAGCCGGGCGAGCGGGCGGTTCTGGCGGGGCACTCCATGGGCGGGATGACGCTCATGGCGGCCGCCTCCCGGCCGGGGTTCGTCGAGCACGCAGCGGCCGCGCTGCTGTGCAGCACGGGCAGTTCGCGGCTGGTCGCCGAGTCCCTTGTGGTGCCGGTGCGGGCCGGCCGGTTCCGGACCCGGCTCACGGGGGCCGTCCTCGGCTCACGCGCCCCGCTCGGCCCGGTCACCCCGGTCTCGAAGAGGATCCTGCGCTACGCGACGATGGGACCGGGCACGGCCCCGGAGCGCGTCACCGAGTGCGCCCGTATCGTGCACGCCTGTCCGCGCCCGACACGGGTGGCCTGGGCGCACGTCCTCGCCGAGCTCGATCTCGACGCCGGCGTACGGGAGATGAGGCTGCCCACGGCCGTCGTCGCGGGCACCGTGGACCGGCTCACCCCGATCGTCCACGCCCGGGCGCTCGCGGCGTCGCTGCCCGAGTGCGTGGGTCTCGTCGAACTCGCCGGCATGGGGCACATGACCCCGGTGGAGGCCCCGGAGGCGGTCACCGCGGAGATCAGGAAGCTCGCGGACGCCCATCTGAAGCGGGACGCCCCCGCACCGCCGGACACCCGTACGAAGCAGGAGGAGAACGTATGA